Proteins encoded in a region of the Devosia sp. RR2S18 genome:
- the hemN gene encoding oxygen-independent coproporphyrinogen III oxidase: protein MSRSLIAKYSKPVPRYTSYPTAPHFHKGIDQTVYEGWLSALPSDASASLYLHLPFCDRLCWFCGCHTKQVNRYAPVAAYLKALSVEVARIGGLLGQRDVTAVHWGGGSPSLMTPEDIVAMAKRVRNAFRVTEDAEFSVELDPNDMDEARFDAWAEAGLTRASIGVQDFDPQVQVAINRIQTFEQTQHVVAAVRARGVRSVNIDMLYGLPHQTQDGALATARAVMSMRPDRIALFGYAHVPWVKKHQNMIDEAALPDSLARYDQSVAAAEELVRGGYVDIGMDHFALPHDAMAVAANAGRLHRNFQGYTVDAHDALIGLGASAIGKLPQGYVQNVVATHEYQRRSFAGEGIVDRGVAITETDAPRGYAIERLMCDFALDFDDLRQRFGQQADPVVAVASELARCDVDGLVALSTNGIELSSTGRPFVRSIAAGFDAYLNQNSARYSKAV, encoded by the coding sequence CCGAGCGACGCCAGCGCCTCGCTTTACCTGCATCTGCCGTTTTGTGACCGGCTCTGCTGGTTCTGCGGCTGCCATACCAAGCAGGTCAACCGCTATGCGCCGGTTGCAGCCTATCTCAAGGCGCTATCGGTCGAGGTGGCGCGGATTGGTGGGCTGCTGGGTCAGCGGGACGTCACGGCGGTGCACTGGGGAGGTGGCTCACCATCGCTGATGACGCCCGAGGATATCGTTGCCATGGCCAAGCGGGTCCGGAACGCCTTCCGCGTGACAGAGGACGCGGAGTTCAGCGTCGAACTCGATCCCAACGACATGGATGAAGCGCGGTTTGACGCCTGGGCCGAGGCGGGCCTGACGCGCGCGAGCATCGGCGTGCAGGACTTCGATCCGCAGGTGCAGGTGGCCATCAACCGCATTCAGACCTTTGAGCAAACCCAGCATGTGGTGGCGGCGGTCCGCGCCCGCGGCGTACGGTCGGTCAATATCGACATGCTTTACGGGCTACCGCATCAGACGCAGGATGGCGCGTTAGCAACGGCGCGGGCAGTGATGTCGATGCGTCCTGATCGCATTGCGCTGTTTGGTTATGCCCACGTGCCGTGGGTCAAAAAGCACCAGAACATGATCGACGAGGCGGCGCTGCCCGACTCCTTGGCGCGTTATGATCAATCCGTCGCCGCAGCCGAAGAGCTGGTGCGCGGTGGCTATGTGGACATAGGCATGGACCACTTCGCACTGCCGCATGATGCCATGGCGGTGGCAGCAAATGCAGGGCGGCTACACCGGAACTTTCAAGGCTATACGGTCGATGCGCATGATGCCCTGATCGGGTTGGGCGCTTCGGCAATCGGCAAGCTGCCCCAAGGTTATGTACAGAACGTCGTCGCCACCCACGAGTACCAGCGGCGCAGCTTTGCCGGAGAGGGGATCGTCGATCGGGGAGTGGCTATCACCGAGACCGATGCGCCGCGTGGCTACGCCATCGAGCGGCTAATGTGCGACTTTGCCTTGGACTTCGATGACCTGCGGCAGCGCTTCGGGCAGCAAGCTGATCCAGTGGTAGCCGTCGCCTCGGAGCTCGCAAGGTGCGATGTGGATGGATTGGTTGCGCTTTCCACAAATGGCATTGAGCTATCAAGCACCGGTCGCCCGTTCGTTAGGTCGATCGCAGCGGGCTTCGACGCCTATCTGAACCAGAATTCTGCACGATACTCTAAGGCCGTGTGA
- a CDS encoding pseudoazurin yields MRTTLKTIVIGLAFGAFLGAPAFAADHEIKMLNKGDAGVMVFEPAALQIQPGDTVTFVPTDKSHNAEAILGMIPEGAEAFKGKINQEVSVTFDVPGLYGVKCAPHFGMGMVAAIAVGDELPNLEEAKAVKVPPKAQERFDAAYTELGL; encoded by the coding sequence ATGCGCACCACACTCAAAACCATTGTCATCGGCTTGGCATTTGGGGCGTTCCTGGGGGCGCCAGCCTTTGCGGCGGACCATGAGATCAAGATGCTGAACAAGGGCGATGCAGGCGTGATGGTCTTCGAGCCGGCAGCCCTGCAGATCCAGCCCGGTGATACGGTCACGTTTGTGCCTACGGACAAGAGCCACAACGCTGAGGCAATCCTGGGAATGATCCCAGAGGGTGCCGAGGCATTTAAGGGCAAGATCAACCAGGAGGTGAGTGTAACGTTCGATGTTCCCGGCCTTTATGGCGTTAAATGCGCACCCCACTTCGGGATGGGCATGGTTGCCGCTATCGCGGTTGGCGATGAGCTGCCCAATCTGGAAGAAGCCAAGGCCGTGAAGGTACCGCCAAAGGCTCAAGAGCGGTTTGATGCCGCTTACACCGAACTCGGCCTCTAG
- a CDS encoding YcnI family protein: MMKKSLLTTGVMVLALGSAPAYAHISLLTSEAQVGASYRAVLVVGHGCGSEATTGVRVQIPEGFYNVKPMPKPGWEVETVTGPYESPFMNHGTELTVGVQEISWTGGALPDDFFDEFTFRGTFGENLEEGTTFYFPVIQTCGSTESAWIDQSGDDDVEFPAPAVTLNPGSGHHH, translated from the coding sequence ATGATGAAGAAGTCACTTCTGACCACAGGCGTCATGGTGCTGGCCTTGGGGTCTGCACCTGCCTATGCCCATATTTCGCTGCTGACGTCAGAAGCTCAGGTGGGGGCATCCTACCGCGCTGTGTTGGTTGTTGGCCACGGTTGTGGCAGCGAAGCGACTACCGGAGTTCGGGTCCAGATCCCGGAAGGGTTCTATAACGTCAAGCCCATGCCCAAGCCAGGTTGGGAGGTTGAGACGGTCACCGGGCCCTATGAGTCCCCCTTCATGAACCACGGCACTGAGCTCACGGTAGGGGTCCAGGAGATATCCTGGACCGGCGGGGCCTTGCCGGACGACTTCTTCGACGAGTTTACTTTCCGCGGCACGTTTGGTGAAAACCTGGAAGAGGGCACCACCTTCTATTTCCCGGTCATTCAAACCTGCGGCAGCACGGAAAGTGCCTGGATCGACCAATCGGGCGATGACGACGTGGAGTTTCCCGCTCCCGCAGTTACCCTGAACCCAGGTTCGGGACACCACCATTGA
- a CDS encoding copper resistance CopC/CopD family protein gives MNQSISGAGLFRVRFRSTISVWIAAALLVLAISGSSPVQAHATLISTSPLDGAVLETAPYELILSFNEPVSPILARLVSPNGTITDLDNVRATASDLVISLPPAEGEGSFVLSWRAVSDDGHPISGISAFTVGAAPAAPTSIGANETDAAITGTLWVLRLVLFCALVFGAGGAAFRVLCWDLPPAAARAVCWSLVVGLAAVAVLPSLQGADLVGAGVWELVNPRIWVTGITSAYGITLILAAGALLVGLLALYATGGTTITFVAVLSLVLIGLALSSSGHASSADPRWLTRTALFLHVTSIAWWVGALFPLVLLLRQDRRTATPPLIRFSRYIPYAIVPLVASGLVLAILQLGPPSQAWLTPYGLVLAAKLLLLVILFAIASWNRWVLTAPAAAGEAKAVKHMRRGIAAEIVIILAVLGLVSVWRFTPPPRALADELAATSSVTLTEGDYQAILTLSPGRIGANSALIQVSKGTGELPTPRSVRLSMQPQDDVIAPVTATAEQDSSGAWSVEQLTLPLPGEWVAGVEVRVSDFELVKFEELLTVAP, from the coding sequence TTGAACCAATCGATCTCGGGCGCGGGACTATTCCGCGTCCGCTTCCGCTCGACTATTAGTGTCTGGATTGCCGCCGCCCTCCTGGTGCTCGCCATCTCCGGCAGCAGCCCCGTACAAGCGCATGCTACCCTGATTTCCACCAGTCCCCTTGATGGTGCTGTTTTGGAAACTGCGCCGTACGAGCTGATATTGTCGTTCAACGAGCCGGTGTCACCGATTCTGGCGCGTCTTGTCAGTCCCAATGGCACCATTACGGACCTGGACAACGTTCGTGCGACTGCCTCCGATCTCGTCATCAGCCTGCCTCCTGCGGAAGGGGAAGGTAGCTTTGTGCTGAGCTGGCGGGCGGTCTCCGATGACGGGCACCCGATATCCGGCATTAGCGCCTTCACCGTGGGCGCTGCGCCTGCAGCGCCGACTTCCATAGGTGCTAACGAGACTGATGCAGCAATCACAGGCACCTTATGGGTGCTGCGGCTCGTGCTCTTTTGTGCGCTCGTCTTCGGAGCCGGAGGAGCGGCTTTCCGTGTCTTGTGCTGGGACTTGCCGCCAGCGGCGGCGAGAGCAGTTTGTTGGTCTCTGGTCGTAGGCCTAGCCGCAGTTGCCGTTCTGCCAAGCCTGCAGGGGGCTGATCTTGTCGGCGCCGGCGTGTGGGAACTGGTCAACCCACGCATCTGGGTTACGGGTATAACAAGCGCCTATGGAATAACACTCATCCTGGCTGCTGGTGCGCTGCTCGTCGGCCTTTTGGCACTTTACGCGACTGGTGGGACGACCATCACATTTGTAGCGGTGCTTTCCTTGGTTCTGATCGGGCTGGCACTCAGTTCGAGCGGACACGCCAGTTCCGCCGATCCTCGCTGGCTCACGAGAACAGCGCTGTTCCTCCATGTAACGAGCATCGCGTGGTGGGTGGGCGCTCTGTTCCCCCTCGTCCTGCTCCTGAGGCAGGACCGACGCACGGCAACGCCACCCCTGATCCGGTTCTCGCGCTATATCCCCTACGCCATCGTGCCGCTTGTCGCTTCCGGCCTGGTGCTGGCGATCCTGCAACTCGGGCCGCCGAGTCAAGCCTGGCTGACACCCTATGGTTTAGTGCTCGCGGCCAAGCTGCTGCTGCTTGTCATCCTCTTCGCCATTGCAAGCTGGAACCGCTGGGTGCTGACTGCACCAGCTGCGGCCGGCGAGGCAAAGGCGGTAAAGCATATGCGCCGCGGCATCGCCGCTGAGATTGTCATCATTCTAGCCGTTCTTGGGCTGGTTTCAGTCTGGCGCTTTACGCCACCGCCTCGTGCATTGGCTGATGAACTCGCAGCCACCTCATCCGTGACGCTGACCGAAGGAGATTATCAGGCCATTCTAACACTTTCGCCCGGTCGGATAGGTGCAAACTCAGCCTTGATCCAAGTGAGCAAGGGCACTGGCGAGCTGCCAACGCCCCGATCGGTGCGCCTGTCCATGCAGCCCCAAGATGACGTAATTGCCCCCGTGACGGCGACGGCAGAACAGGACAGCAGTGGAGCCTGGTCGGTTGAGCAACTCACCTTACCTTTGCCCGGAGAGTGGGTCGCCGGGGTAGAAGTGCGGGTCAGTGACTTTGAACTGGTGAAGTTCGAGGAGCTGCTCACCGTTGCGCCGTAG
- a CDS encoding BON domain-containing protein has protein sequence MMKFYTALEDKEIERLAKASLWLYPFIDPSGMKIEVRDAVVTITGCDLNPDDVQRATALLADFTCVRQVRDCTWRSGQAA, from the coding sequence ATGATGAAGTTCTACACGGCGCTCGAGGATAAAGAGATCGAACGGCTCGCAAAGGCCTCGTTGTGGCTCTACCCCTTCATTGATCCGAGTGGGATGAAGATCGAAGTTCGAGATGCCGTTGTTACCATCACCGGTTGCGACCTTAATCCTGACGATGTGCAACGGGCGACCGCACTTCTGGCTGACTTCACTTGCGTCCGCCAAGTGCGGGACTGCACCTGGCGCTCCGGGCAAGCTGCCTAG
- a CDS encoding DUF2249 domain-containing protein — MCSQCDTPDLVIDVRAIMPRMRHATIFTAFEALANGEAFVIVNDHDPVPLWHQFNNLLAGCFEWRYDHQGPEIWQVRIRKLSHAEAS, encoded by the coding sequence ATGTGCAGCCAGTGTGACACCCCGGACTTGGTGATCGATGTGCGGGCCATCATGCCACGCATGCGGCATGCCACGATTTTTACCGCATTTGAGGCCTTAGCGAATGGCGAGGCCTTCGTGATCGTGAATGACCATGATCCGGTGCCGCTCTGGCATCAGTTCAACAACCTCCTCGCCGGGTGTTTCGAGTGGCGATACGATCACCAGGGGCCGGAGATCTGGCAGGTGCGGATTCGCAAGCTCTCGCACGCGGAGGCATCATGA
- a CDS encoding NnrU family protein codes for MTQFIFALAVFLLLHSVPSVPAIRQRLIAALGRRAYLVLYSVVSVASLAWVFHAALRIDYIELWSPAAWHAWVPLVFTPIAFFLLLSGLLSPNPISVSMRKGSQPGAIVSVTRHPVLWGFVLWAVSHVVANGDLRALLLFGTLALFGVFGIVMTERRSSKRQEPSLQFLKQETSIVPFLALAQRRARLRVDPAMLVAFILTVLLTAWLLIGGHAVLFGADPLAMAQV; via the coding sequence TTGACCCAGTTCATCTTCGCTTTGGCGGTGTTCCTACTCCTCCATTCGGTGCCCTCAGTGCCGGCCATTCGGCAGCGCCTGATCGCTGCTCTGGGCCGACGAGCCTACCTGGTGCTCTACTCGGTTGTTTCAGTCGCCAGTCTGGCCTGGGTCTTTCATGCGGCGTTGCGGATCGACTATATCGAGCTCTGGTCTCCTGCGGCTTGGCACGCCTGGGTACCGCTTGTTTTCACGCCGATCGCCTTTTTCTTGTTGCTGTCAGGTCTTCTCAGTCCCAACCCGATCTCAGTCAGCATGCGCAAGGGGAGCCAACCGGGCGCGATCGTTTCCGTGACGCGTCATCCGGTGCTCTGGGGATTTGTGCTCTGGGCGGTCAGCCATGTGGTGGCGAATGGTGATCTTCGGGCCCTCCTGCTGTTCGGTACTTTGGCGTTGTTTGGTGTGTTCGGAATTGTCATGACCGAGCGGCGGAGCAGCAAGCGCCAGGAGCCTTCGCTCCAGTTCTTGAAGCAAGAAACGTCCATCGTTCCGTTTCTGGCTCTCGCTCAGCGCCGCGCCCGGCTCAGAGTTGACCCCGCTATGCTCGTGGCTTTCATTCTGACGGTGCTGCTAACGGCTTGGCTGCTCATTGGCGGGCACGCTGTACTGTTTGGCGCCGATCCGTTGGCGATGGCTCAAGTCTAG